GTCCTCACTGTGCTGAAGCCCATCAAATTGTTAGGAGCCTTCAACAGCAGCTGCAGGGGCAGATACAGTTTGTGTTTCGCCACTTTCCTTGCCCCGATCTTCACCCCCAAGCCCAACAAGCAGCAGAAGCTGTTGAAGCCGCAGCCGGGCAAGGTCAATTTTGGCAGATGCACCACTGCTTATTTACCCAACAGCACGCGCTCGAAGCGGCTGATTTAGTGGAATATGCAGCCGTGATCGGACTAGATGCGATGCAATTTTTGCGCGATCTAGCAGACCGTGTTTATGCCGACCGTGTGCAGCAAGACACTGCCAGCGGCATCGCCAGCGGGGTTAACCACACCCCCACCTTCTTTATTAACCGCACCCGCTACGACGGCAGCTGGGACAAAGTCACGCTGATGTCAGTCCTGAGGCAGCACTGTGAGGTTCCCCAGGATCAATGCTTTGACCATCGTACCTAGTCCAATTAATCAAAGCAAAGGTATTGCTAAGGGAACTCATTGAAAGCAGCGGTAGTTGCGATCGCTCTTGCATGAAGAATGCTTTGGAGGCATTTATGTCAACTCAATTCTCTACTTCAATTCTTGATAAAGCCAGTCAGGCTGCTCCTATAGCACATCATCTTTTACCCGTTCATACTTCTGAAATGGTTTTAACTTGCCCCAAAGGCTTAGATCAACTAAAACTGCAAAAGGCAATCGAATATATTCATCAGCACTTGACAGATGAAATATCTCTAGGATCAATTGCTGCCCATCTCAATATGAGCCGATTTCACTTCTGTCGTCTCTTTAAAGAATCTATGGGCGTCACGCCGTATCAATACCTGCTACAGATGCGGATCGAACAGGCCAAGCACCTGCTGTTGAAAGATAATTCTCGCGTTGCCGAAGTCGCAGTGGAGACAGGGTTTGCTGATCAGAGCCAGCTATCTCGTCACTTTAAGCGCCTTGTCGGAATTAGCCCAAAGCAATTTGTCCAACAATCTTCTAATCCGGCAACAAGCTGTTGAGCAAATATTGACTTTGCCTAAATGTTTCGGGACAGATTCTCTATCACGTGAAGTAATTCAAGCTAAGCACTTCAACGACAAGCGGTAAATCAGTTCGGGGGTCTCCGAAATCTTTAAATCTGGATGATATGGTAGCGATCTCTCATAAATACGGCATTGAGTTTTTGGAGTAACCCGATGGCTGCTATTTGCAAAACCAACGAATTACTGACATCGATCGACTTGTTTAAGACGGCTTCAAAGGATCAACAAGACACCATTGCTCAGCTATCTAACTATGTATCTAGGCTGACTAAAACTCAATCAGGTTGTGTTTCTGGCAGCATTCATCGCAGCATAGATGGGGAAAGAGCAATGTGCTATCTCCAGTGGCAAAAAGAGCAATACTATACTGATTTTAATAAATCTCAATCTGGCTATAAAGAGCTTGATCTACTAGATACCCACCTCTATGAAGTAGCAGTTTCTAAACCAGATGATGCAGACTTAACTATTCAGCCCGGACGTCTGCTGCATCTAGGCGAGTTTCGTTTGCTGCCAGAGAATCAACCTCGTCTGATTGCGCTTGAAGCAGAAATTCCAGAAATTTCACTCCAACACCCTGATTTACTATCTGTTAATTTTCATCGATCGCTGGATGGTACCCGTACCATGAATTACGGATTTTGGAGTAATTTCGATCGATTTGATTTGCTTTTAAAGGAAGAGCGGTTTAAGCCTGTGCGTGACTATTGGCAAGGCTTAGCAGAAAACGAGTTTCACCTTTACGAAGTCGCGGGCGTGTTTGAGCAGCGATAACGAATAAACAACATCAACTTAAACAACATGGCAGACAGCATTTTGATCTTAGGCGGTGGCTTTGTTGGTTTGTTCACAGCGCTGCATCTTCGACAGCTACAGTGTTCCTGCCCAGTAATTTTGGTCGATCGCTCTTGGTCGTTTGTCTTTAAGCCATTGCTCTACGAACTTCTTAGCAGCGAGGTTAAGCTGGAGCTGATCTGTCCTACCTATGATGAGCTACTGCATAACAGCGGCGTGACGTTTGTACTTGGCGCGGTTGAGTCAATTGATCTACGTCAGAAGCAGGTGCAGCTCAACTCTGGCTTGCAGTATTCCTACCGCCATTTGGTGATGGCCTTGGGCAGCACGACCGGCTATTTAGGTACACCAGGTGCAGAAGACCATTCCTTTCCATTTCGCGCCCCAGACGATGTCTTTGCTCTAGGTCAGCATTTGCGAAACCGGCTCCAGCTAGCTGCTCAAACTACGGCGATCGCGGGAGCAAACATCGCTCCTTCCCGACCTAGGGCTTGAGATCAGTTTGCTGAAACAGCGTAAGCTGTCCTGCTTTTGCTAAGACCGGTTCTTTGACTAGCACAACAGCAAGTCTTGACACTGGTTGACGCTTCTGCTCGCTCCGCTTAATTTCTACTCCCATCAGGCATTATCGAGTTATATTGCTAACAACCAGCCCTGATGCTCATCTTGGATGAACATACTGCCTGTGTCTAGCTGCGATCGCTGCTGCTTTTACGCCCACAATCCCTATTTAGTCTGCGCTCCCCATCCAACAGGGCCAGAAAGTAATCCCTGCCGAGATTTTGAAGAAGCTACCCCGGAGCAGCGACTGCAGGCAAAAGACTGGTTTTACCCCAGTAACTGGCTGCCCCTGCAAACCCGCCAGCGGCTAGCCGAGGAGGACTGGATGGCCTTTTGGACCGGCAATGAAGACGAGTCCCTAGATTGGGGACCTTAGATCCGGTTAGAGCAGGAAGTGCTCAATGGCATCAGCGACACCATCGACCTCAACCCCCGGCGCAACCCAGTCAGCCGCATCTTTTACCGGTTGAGGGGCATCTCCCATTGCCACCCCAATGCCTGCATACTGGATCATCTCCAGGTCATTAAAGTTGTCGCCGATGGTCATTACCTGATCGGCTCTGAGGTCTAGCAGTTCTTCTGCCAGATAGCGCACGGCAGCGCCCTTGTTGGCATGGGGGTGAGTTGCTTCAAAAAAGGTGTCTACAGAGCGGGTTAGGTACACCTCTTCTGGAGCATACTGCTGCCCCAGCTTAGACAGCAGGT
The nucleotide sequence above comes from Pseudanabaena sp. FACHB-2040. Encoded proteins:
- a CDS encoding thioredoxin domain-containing protein, whose product is MTVLALPVSSRDHSQGLETAAVTLVEYGDYQCPHCAEAHQIVRSLQQQLQGQIQFVFRHFPCPDLHPQAQQAAEAVEAAAGQGQFWQMHHCLFTQQHALEAADLVEYAAVIGLDAMQFLRDLADRVYADRVQQDTASGIASGVNHTPTFFINRTRYDGSWDKVTLMSVLRQHCEVPQDQCFDHRT
- a CDS encoding AraC family transcriptional regulator is translated as MSTQFSTSILDKASQAAPIAHHLLPVHTSEMVLTCPKGLDQLKLQKAIEYIHQHLTDEISLGSIAAHLNMSRFHFCRLFKESMGVTPYQYLLQMRIEQAKHLLLKDNSRVAEVAVETGFADQSQLSRHFKRLVGISPKQFVQQSSNPATSC
- a CDS encoding FAD-dependent oxidoreductase, with product MADSILILGGGFVGLFTALHLRQLQCSCPVILVDRSWSFVFKPLLYELLSSEVKLELICPTYDELLHNSGVTFVLGAVESIDLRQKQVQLNSGLQYSYRHLVMALGSTTGYLGTPGAEDHSFPFRAPDDVFALGQHLRNRLQLAAQTTAIAGANIAPSRPRA
- a CDS encoding antibiotic biosynthesis monooxygenase — its product is MAAICKTNELLTSIDLFKTASKDQQDTIAQLSNYVSRLTKTQSGCVSGSIHRSIDGERAMCYLQWQKEQYYTDFNKSQSGYKELDLLDTHLYEVAVSKPDDADLTIQPGRLLHLGEFRLLPENQPRLIALEAEIPEISLQHPDLLSVNFHRSLDGTRTMNYGFWSNFDRFDLLLKEERFKPVRDYWQGLAENEFHLYEVAGVFEQR